The following proteins come from a genomic window of Ammospiza nelsoni isolate bAmmNel1 chromosome 6, bAmmNel1.pri, whole genome shotgun sequence:
- the LOC132074651 gene encoding ferritin heavy chain, which yields MAAPPSQVRQNYHQDCEAAVNRQINLELYASYVYLSMSYYFDRDDVALKNFAKYFLHQSHEEREHAEKLMKLQNQRGGRIFLQDVKKPDRDDWENGLTAMECALHLEKNVNQSLLELHKLATEKNDPHLCDFIETHYLDEQVKAIKELGDHVTNLRKMGAPKYGMAEYLFDKHTLGECHS from the exons ATGGCAGCGCCCCCCTCTCAGGTGCGCCAGAACTACCATCAGGACTGCGAGGCCGCCGTCAACCGCCAGATCAACCTGGAGCTCTACGCGTCCTACGTGTACCTCAGCATG tcctACTATTTTGACCGGGATGATGTGGCCCTGAAAAACTTTGCCAAGTACTTCCTGCATCAGTCCCACGAGGAGCGGGAGCACGCTGAGAAGCTGATGAAGCTGCAGAACCAGAGGGGCGGGCGCATCTTCCTGCAGGACGTCAAG AAGCCAGACCGTGATGACTGGGAGAATGGCCTGACTGCCATGGAGTGTGCCCTGCACCTGGAGAAGAACGTGAACCAgtcactgctggagctgcacaaaCTGGCCACCGAGAAGAACGACCCCCAC TTGTGTGACTTCATTGAGACCCATTACCTGGATGAGCAGGTGAAAGCCATCAAGGAGCTGGGTGACCACGTGACCAACCTGCGGAAGATGGGGGCCCCCAAATACGGCATGGCAGAGTATCTCTTCGACAAGCACACCCTCGGGGAGTGCCACAGCTGA